One Vespula pensylvanica isolate Volc-1 chromosome 3, ASM1446617v1, whole genome shotgun sequence DNA window includes the following coding sequences:
- the LOC122628028 gene encoding putative fatty acyl-CoA reductase CG8306: MTSQVNDFYNGKNIFLTGGTGFLGICFVEKLLRSCPDLKNIYLLIRPKKGKQINERLEELTQNSVFDRLREENKTELFKKLIAISGDIGEDNLGLSNEDRSQLIENVQIVVHSAATLDFEVSLKNAVLINLLGTRRVIQLCQEIKNLKALVHVSSAYVNSVLYDVQEKIYPPPEDVNKVLKLVKELDDKALEDETPKLLGEHPNSYTFTKHLAEHEVANAHLPSAIVRPSMIVGAWKEPVPGWTISKNGPTGFLMGASKGIVRRLPIAKSLIYDYIPVDIVVNTLITAAYAVNRDGGNNVKVYHCTSSTCNPFKWECVESKITPFLHRYPLKSAVWYPHLKIINSLFLFRISAFFVHIIPAFILDTITRLLGGRPILIRLHNNINKSLDRLEKFIFTEWKFNNPVFMDLKKSLSEEDKDKFFMNIESLVWEDYFLNLVLGVRIYLSKDPKKTLKKARSKNLILMVAHLSLQALLLGFFWWVVKVLFNSSWTKTSMAVPIIYFFFDQL, encoded by the exons ATGACATCGCAAGTGAATGATTTCTATAACggcaagaatatttttttaactggTGGAACTGGTTTTCTTGGTATTTGTTTTGTTGAAAAGCTTCTTAGATCTTGTCcggatttgaaaaatatttatttgcttaTTAGACCGAAAAAGGGAAAGCAAATTAATGAGAGATTGGAAGAACTAACACAAAATTCG GTCTTTGATAGattgagagaagaaaataaaacagaattatttaagaaattaattgctATTTCTGGTGATATCGGCGAAGACAATTTAGGTTTGTCTAACGAAGATCGGTCGCAACTTATAGAAAATGTACAAATTGTTGTACATTCTGCTGCTACTCTGGATTTTGAAGTTAGTTTAAAAAATGCTGTTCTTATTAACTTGTTAGGTACTCGAAGAGTTATTCAGCTTTGTCAAGAAATCAAGAATCTTAAG gcTTTGGTACATGTTTCCAGTGCTTATGTTAATTCAGTATTATATGATgttcaagaaaaaatttatccaCCTCCAGAGGATgtaaataaagtattaaaattagTAAAAGAACTGGATGATAAAGCATTGGAAGATGAAACTCCAAAACTATTAGGGGAACATCCAAATTCATATACATTTACCAAACATTTAGCCGAGCACGAAGTAGCTAATGCTCATTTACCGTCTGCGATAGTACGACCTTCAATGA ttGTAGGAGCATGGAAGGAACCAGTACCTGGATGGACTATATCTAAAAATGGGCCAACAGGCTTTCTTATGGGTGCTAGTAAAGGAATTGTGCGGAGATTACCTATTGCTAAATCTttgatatatgattatattccAGTAGATATTGTTGTGAATACTCTTATTACTGCTGCTTATGCTGTTAATCGTGATGG TGGAAATAATGTGAAAGTATATCATTGTACATCAAGTACGTGTAATCCCTTTAAATGGGAATGCGTAGAATCAAAAATTACTCCATTTCTACACAGATATCCATTGAAGAGTGCCGTTTGGTATCCGCATCTCAAAATTATAaactcgttatttttatttagaatttctGCCTTTTTTGTACACATAATTCCTGCATTTATTTTGGATACAATTACAAGATTACTCGGAGGACGACCGAT ATTAATACGTTTGCacaataacattaataaatcaCTAGACCGTCTTGAAAAGTTCATTTTTACGGAATGGAAGTTTAATAATCCAGTTTTtatggatttaaaaaaatctttatctgaggaagataaagataaattctttatGAACATTGAATCATTGGTTTGGGAGGATTACTTTTTGAATCTAGTTTTAGgtgtaagaatatatttaagtaaagATCCTAAGAAGACGCTCAAGAAAGCACGTTCAAAAAATTTgat ATTGATGGTGGCTCATCTAAGTCTACAAGCTCTATTATTAGGATTTTTTTGGTGGGTTGTCAAAGTTCTGTTCAACTCATCTTGGACAAAAACAAGCATGGCTGTTccaatcatatattttttcttcgatcaacTTTAA